In Nocardioides sp. JQ2195, a genomic segment contains:
- a CDS encoding FHA domain-containing protein has translation MSAHWTPGEQHGLAWPFGVALLDGAVDLETANRLWQRVRDVRELGDFLTGLSEALGTGLLDLPEFTVAVGAPGGSLHLAARGRFVATATAPGEPVAACGNGVLTWAERRVRQAAGVVLTRDGDASPTVPGRMLDAGVVPASAMRWAADGAAVPSPAGRPGAGFISAAPGSPGFVRSAPSVEHDGHTVARVPGSASSPPLVAPGHTRDLLAVRCPAGHANPPQRPTCRVCAATLSAAPVRVPRPVMGRVIATSGESLDLTGPVVVGRAPRASRFTGSEEPRLMRLPHSHISSSHLALHIEDWNVLVVDLGSTNGTFLRRSGQRLIRLSDTSQILVPGDVVDLGHGVRLRFEELP, from the coding sequence GTGAGCGCACACTGGACCCCGGGGGAGCAGCACGGCCTGGCCTGGCCGTTCGGCGTGGCGCTGCTCGACGGCGCGGTGGACCTCGAGACCGCCAATCGTCTGTGGCAGCGCGTCCGCGACGTCCGGGAGCTCGGCGACTTCCTGACCGGTCTGTCCGAGGCCCTCGGCACCGGGTTGCTCGACCTGCCCGAGTTCACGGTGGCGGTCGGCGCCCCCGGTGGCAGCCTCCACCTCGCAGCGCGGGGGCGGTTCGTGGCCACCGCGACGGCACCGGGCGAGCCGGTGGCGGCCTGCGGCAACGGCGTGCTGACCTGGGCGGAGAGACGGGTCCGCCAGGCGGCCGGGGTGGTCCTCACCCGTGACGGCGATGCCTCCCCGACCGTGCCCGGACGGATGCTGGACGCCGGGGTCGTGCCCGCGTCGGCGATGCGGTGGGCTGCCGACGGTGCCGCGGTGCCCTCGCCGGCGGGGCGACCCGGCGCCGGTTTCATCTCGGCGGCCCCGGGCTCGCCGGGCTTCGTGCGATCGGCGCCGTCGGTCGAGCACGACGGCCACACGGTGGCCCGGGTGCCGGGAAGTGCCTCGTCCCCGCCGCTGGTCGCGCCCGGGCACACCAGGGACCTGCTTGCCGTCCGGTGCCCCGCGGGCCATGCCAACCCACCGCAACGGCCGACCTGCCGGGTGTGCGCGGCCACCCTGTCCGCGGCCCCGGTCCGAGTGCCGCGACCGGTGATGGGGCGGGTGATCGCGACCTCCGGGGAGAGCCTGGACCTGACCGGCCCGGTGGTGGTCGGCCGGGCTCCCCGGGCCAGCAGGTTCACGGGGAGCGAGGAGCCGCGGCTGATGCGACTCCCGCACTCACACATCTCCTCGAGCCACCTGGCGCTGCACATCGAGGACTGGAACGTGTTGGTCGTGGACCTCGGATCGACCAACGGCACCTTCCTGCGCCGCAGCGGGCAACGACTGATCCGTCTCTCCGACACGTCCCAGATCCTCGTGCCCGGGGACGTCGTCGACCTGGGACACGGCGTACGACTGCGATTCGAGGAGTTGCCATGA
- a CDS encoding transglutaminase-like domain-containing protein encodes MSSTSTGSRSRSVFTGGTVRRVAPWKLPAVRRAAGDVAATTLLLSLGAIGFGPVFGGAVGLVAAGGGVVLGVGIGVLGAWRRWSRLGTLLATMLGYLLLGGPFALPSTTVAGFLPTGETIRRLTLLSWQAWRDLLTVGLPAGQFDGPAVAPFLGALVTATVATSSVLRLRALRWVVLGGLLAPLVLLVVGILWGSHDAPFGALRGALFAAVALVWASWRTRRGDLRGHAIFSRSGPTARTPRIRQAVIGAVALAAAGGLAVTGLALLAPHPDRTVLRDHVVPPLELRDYASPLTLFRHLSATLEKETLFTVEGLPEGGRIRLATMDLYDGNVYSVSEGSAQFVHAGQEILPSEFSGSETPVDELTFRIVGYSGVWVPGGGDLRGVTFAGDDEEGLAAGLFFNPATGTALTTAGVGEGTTYTVDVARPSLSAAESKELPADLEPDRSFRMPENTARVDAVSNKVAEFVGDAVTPMEQLRQIESRFRQDGFFANGTDEGVPSYAGHTVTRISQLLESQSQQMIGDDEQYAVAFALMARDLDLPARVVMGFHPDTGTSGSAPLAITGDDAHVWVEVLFGDAGWVTFDPTPPEDQTPEVNTPEPNPRNEPQVLPPPEVPEEREPREPPPADSDVDRRDDDDSTVAVVLRWVAIGTGVLLLLLAPFLVVAALKSRRRQRRRNAPRLADRISGGWSEIIDLGADVGLSVPRQATRTEAAMILGDRIPTSSGTTMAHRVDGHVFGVTDPTSSDVDAVWEAVDGLREELHEGSGPWQRLRARFSIRSLR; translated from the coding sequence ATGAGCAGCACCTCCACCGGCTCCCGGTCCCGGTCCGTCTTCACGGGTGGGACCGTGCGCCGCGTCGCCCCGTGGAAGCTGCCGGCGGTACGCCGTGCCGCCGGCGACGTCGCTGCCACCACGCTCCTGCTGTCCCTCGGCGCGATCGGGTTCGGTCCGGTGTTCGGCGGCGCGGTGGGCCTCGTCGCTGCCGGTGGCGGCGTCGTCCTCGGCGTCGGCATCGGCGTCCTCGGTGCGTGGCGGCGCTGGAGCCGCCTGGGCACGTTGCTGGCCACCATGCTCGGCTACCTGCTCCTCGGGGGCCCGTTCGCGCTGCCCTCGACGACCGTCGCCGGGTTCCTCCCGACCGGGGAGACGATCCGGCGCCTGACCCTGTTGTCGTGGCAGGCCTGGCGGGACCTGCTGACCGTCGGGCTCCCGGCCGGCCAGTTCGACGGCCCGGCAGTCGCGCCGTTCCTGGGCGCGCTGGTCACCGCCACGGTGGCCACGAGCTCAGTGCTCCGTCTGCGTGCACTGCGGTGGGTCGTCCTGGGTGGCCTGCTCGCGCCACTGGTCCTCTTGGTCGTGGGCATCCTGTGGGGATCCCACGACGCACCCTTCGGCGCGCTCCGGGGTGCGCTGTTCGCGGCCGTCGCCCTGGTCTGGGCGTCGTGGCGCACCCGACGCGGTGACCTGCGCGGTCACGCCATCTTCAGCCGCTCGGGCCCCACGGCCCGCACTCCCCGCATCCGCCAGGCAGTGATCGGCGCGGTCGCACTCGCCGCGGCCGGCGGGTTGGCGGTCACCGGCCTTGCGCTGCTGGCCCCGCACCCGGACCGCACCGTGCTCCGGGACCACGTCGTGCCGCCACTCGAGCTGCGTGACTACGCCAGCCCGCTCACGCTGTTCCGGCACCTGTCGGCGACCCTGGAGAAGGAGACCCTCTTCACCGTGGAGGGGTTGCCGGAAGGTGGCCGGATCCGGCTGGCGACGATGGACCTCTACGACGGCAACGTCTACAGCGTGTCCGAGGGCTCGGCCCAGTTCGTCCACGCGGGGCAGGAGATCCTGCCCTCCGAGTTCTCCGGGAGCGAGACCCCGGTCGACGAGCTGACCTTCCGGATCGTGGGCTACTCCGGGGTGTGGGTCCCCGGAGGAGGTGACCTGCGTGGCGTCACCTTCGCCGGCGACGACGAGGAAGGCCTCGCTGCCGGCCTGTTCTTCAACCCCGCTACGGGCACGGCCCTGACCACGGCCGGGGTCGGTGAGGGCACGACGTACACCGTCGACGTGGCTCGCCCGAGCCTCAGCGCGGCCGAGAGCAAGGAACTTCCGGCGGACCTCGAGCCCGACCGGTCCTTCCGGATGCCGGAGAACACGGCGCGGGTCGATGCGGTGTCCAACAAGGTCGCCGAGTTCGTCGGCGACGCGGTCACACCGATGGAGCAGCTGCGGCAGATCGAGAGCAGGTTCCGCCAGGACGGCTTCTTCGCCAACGGCACCGACGAGGGAGTTCCGTCGTACGCCGGGCACACGGTCACGCGGATCAGCCAGCTCCTGGAGAGCCAGAGCCAGCAGATGATCGGCGACGACGAGCAGTACGCCGTCGCGTTCGCCCTGATGGCGCGCGACCTGGATCTGCCGGCGCGCGTGGTGATGGGGTTCCACCCCGACACCGGGACGAGCGGGAGCGCGCCCCTGGCGATCACGGGAGACGACGCGCACGTGTGGGTCGAGGTCCTGTTCGGCGACGCCGGGTGGGTGACGTTCGACCCGACGCCGCCGGAGGACCAGACCCCCGAGGTGAACACGCCGGAGCCCAACCCCCGCAACGAGCCCCAGGTGCTGCCCCCTCCGGAGGTCCCCGAGGAACGTGAGCCACGCGAGCCACCGCCCGCCGACTCCGACGTCGATCGTCGCGACGACGACGACTCCACGGTCGCCGTGGTGCTGAGGTGGGTGGCCATCGGCACCGGCGTCCTGCTCCTGCTCCTGGCCCCCTTCCTGGTGGTGGCCGCGCTGAAGTCCCGGCGCCGCCAGCGTCGTCGCAACGCCCCGCGCCTGGCCGACCGGATCAGCGGCGGCTGGTCCGAGATCATCGACCTCGGGGCCGACGTCGGCCTCTCCGTGCCGCGCCAGGCGACTCGCACCGAAGCGGCGATGATCCTCGGCGACCGCATCCCGACGTCGTCCGGGACCACCATGGCCCATCGGGTGGACGGCCACGTCTTCGGTGTCACCGACCCCACGAGCAGCGACGTGGACGCCGTCTGGGAAGCCGTCGACGGACTGCGCGAGGAGCTCCACGAGGGGTCCGGCCCGTGGCAACGGCTACGCGCCCGTTTCTCGATACGGTCACTGCGATGA
- a CDS encoding protein phosphatase 2C domain-containing protein yields MNPRLRGTVFEVGAGAATHPGLVRAENQDAWLIRAPVFLVADGMGGHESGRVAADLVVEAFGSAPWEHWATAEHVTSAAAHAGTVVDGLAAVRPGAPGSTLSGAALTVHEGAPTWLVFNIGDSRTYLLRDEVLDQVTVDHSEHQDLLDRGLSVAEADARTTRNVITRAIGGGVAGSRDPDRWLVPARVDDRVLICSDGLTGELSDPLIAALLMAHPDPSEAAAELVAAAVRSGGRDNVTAVVVDAQVVRGVGHPDLSEPDDTLETFEHDPLGDETRPSLTQQGVSGVMG; encoded by the coding sequence ATGAATCCACGATTGCGCGGAACGGTCTTCGAGGTGGGGGCCGGCGCGGCCACCCACCCCGGGCTGGTGCGCGCGGAGAACCAGGACGCCTGGCTGATCCGGGCACCCGTGTTCCTGGTCGCCGACGGGATGGGCGGCCACGAGTCCGGCCGGGTCGCGGCCGACCTGGTGGTCGAAGCCTTCGGTTCGGCGCCGTGGGAGCACTGGGCCACCGCCGAGCACGTCACCTCGGCGGCTGCCCACGCGGGCACCGTGGTCGACGGCCTGGCTGCTGTGCGCCCGGGGGCACCCGGGTCCACCCTGTCCGGCGCGGCGCTGACGGTGCACGAGGGAGCGCCGACGTGGCTGGTCTTCAACATCGGCGACTCGCGCACCTACCTCCTGCGTGACGAGGTGCTCGACCAGGTCACCGTCGACCACTCGGAGCACCAGGACCTCCTCGACCGCGGGCTGAGCGTCGCCGAGGCCGACGCCCGCACCACCAGGAACGTGATCACCCGGGCCATCGGGGGTGGCGTGGCCGGGAGCCGTGACCCGGACCGGTGGCTGGTCCCGGCCCGGGTCGACGACCGCGTGCTGATCTGCTCCGACGGGCTCACCGGAGAGCTCAGCGATCCGCTGATCGCCGCGCTGCTGATGGCCCACCCCGATCCTTCCGAGGCGGCCGCCGAGCTGGTCGCCGCGGCGGTTCGCTCCGGCGGGCGAGACAACGTCACAGCCGTGGTCGTCGATGCCCAGGTGGTGCGCGGCGTCGGGCACCCCGACCTCAGCGAGCCCGACGACACCCTCGAGACGTTCGAGCACGACCCCCTCGGCGACGAGACCCGGCCCAGCCTGACGCAGCAGGGCGTGAGCGGGGTGATGGGGTGA
- a CDS encoding DUF58 domain-containing protein, with product MVGAVLGVVLGLPQGWMELRVLGLVCLALLAFALAWVLGRTIYEVEFDLHRQRVVAGETASGRVLIRNRGRRALFPTRIELNVGRGRAHFMLPSLATGDEHEQLFDVPTRRRGVITIGPVASVRTDPLGLLGRTQRWADSVDLYVHPVTVALLNDSTGFIRDIEGVTTQELSSSDVSFHALREYQPGDDRRAIHWRTTARVGRLMVRQFEETRRAHLLVVLPTHPDDYGSEADLEAAISVAASLGRHAFSLERQVSIHTSSGLVPTASGPLMLDRLAELEPATQQVSLRDLAAKAIRAVPQASVVTLLAGGPAEPLDLRAAHKALPLSVSSFAVRCAGGTEPTQRRIGDLTLLDVPDVQALPRAIRSLR from the coding sequence GTGGTCGGCGCTGTTCTCGGCGTGGTCCTGGGCCTCCCGCAGGGGTGGATGGAGCTGCGGGTGCTCGGGCTGGTCTGCCTGGCCCTGTTGGCGTTCGCGCTGGCGTGGGTGCTGGGCCGAACGATCTACGAGGTGGAGTTCGACCTGCACCGCCAGCGCGTCGTCGCGGGGGAGACCGCGAGCGGCCGGGTGCTGATCCGCAACCGCGGACGCCGGGCGCTCTTCCCGACCCGCATCGAGCTCAACGTGGGCCGCGGCCGGGCCCACTTCATGCTGCCCAGCCTGGCCACCGGCGACGAGCACGAGCAGCTCTTCGACGTGCCGACCCGGCGCCGTGGCGTGATCACCATCGGCCCGGTGGCCTCCGTGCGGACCGACCCGTTGGGGCTGCTCGGGCGCACGCAGCGTTGGGCCGACTCGGTGGACCTCTACGTCCACCCGGTCACGGTCGCACTGCTCAACGACAGCACGGGATTCATCCGTGACATCGAGGGCGTGACCACGCAGGAGCTGTCGTCCAGTGACGTCTCGTTCCATGCCCTGCGGGAGTACCAACCCGGTGACGACCGTCGGGCGATCCACTGGCGCACCACGGCCCGTGTCGGTCGTCTCATGGTGCGCCAGTTCGAGGAGACCCGCCGGGCCCACCTGTTGGTGGTGCTGCCCACCCACCCCGACGACTACGGGAGCGAGGCCGACCTGGAGGCGGCCATCTCGGTGGCTGCCTCACTGGGCCGTCACGCGTTCTCGCTCGAGAGGCAGGTCAGCATCCACACCTCCAGCGGGCTGGTCCCGACCGCGAGCGGTCCCCTGATGCTCGACCGGCTGGCCGAGCTCGAGCCGGCCACGCAGCAGGTCTCCCTGCGTGACCTGGCCGCCAAGGCGATCCGCGCGGTGCCGCAGGCCTCGGTGGTCACCCTGCTCGCCGGTGGCCCGGCCGAGCCTCTCGACCTGCGCGCGGCGCACAAGGCGTTGCCCCTGTCGGTGTCGTCGTTCGCGGTGCGCTGCGCCGGCGGGACGGAGCCGACCCAGCGCCGCATCGGTGACCTCACGCTGCTCGACGTACCCGACGTGCAGGCGTTGCCCCGAGCGATCAGGAGCCTGCGATGA